A single Xylanimonas cellulosilytica DSM 15894 DNA region contains:
- a CDS encoding immune inhibitor A domain-containing protein — MPVADVPESTVIPSDALPNPLAEKQAALREQAIQDVLAGNATVQTINGSRVVEFTDAQEHGKGKDNNGKGNGKDNGKGKGKDNGKGGGNGKGHGKGGNDRGKGKGGKDSYQSRYVELAREGTDRIFVVLVEFGDQQPDFALDPDAQRHEGPLHNEIPEPDRRTDNSTVWTADYSQQYFQNLYFGKGESLKNYMETQSSGRYSVDGVVTDWVKVDYTQGRYGTARCDSNVCADVKLLIRDAAKAWVNAQLAAGQTMDEIKAELATFDVQDRYDLDGDGDFNEPDGWIDHFQIVHAGGDEADGDPIYATDAIWSHRWYANLAYGPSCFDGRACNTGTPIGGTINADGTVNETDDFTGFYVGDYTMQPENGGRSVFYHEYVHDLGLPDDYNSIMGGDNNNEHWTLMAQSRLGSKTDKGIGERGGDLGAWNKLQLGWLDYEYVEAGKKKTVKLGASEYNNKRPQAVVVGLPDKEVTHEFDPPFEGEGQYYSGHVDNSILNLARTVTVPADDPVLAFQTRYDIEAGYDYVQVLADGAQVDVWDGTQAEWAERTVDLSAYAGQTIELTFAYVTDPAVSGDDPDVPDGILLDQITLGGVVIGDAEGGLGEWTTNGWIVAGVSYVTSHPGYYIAASRTYVSYDQYLKTGPYFFGYGTALPDKVDHYAYQQGLLISYWDTSHTNNDTMLHPGEGRNLYIDAHPKPFAQTSTGALWRSRVQVYDAPFGLTKTDKVTLHVDGVPNTFGGLKGVPTFRDTDKYFYEELPNHGVKLPGHGVSISVQNQNGTDMTVKVS; from the coding sequence GTGCCCGTAGCGGACGTGCCGGAGTCGACGGTGATCCCGTCCGACGCCCTGCCCAACCCGCTGGCGGAGAAGCAGGCGGCCCTGCGTGAGCAGGCCATCCAGGATGTCCTGGCCGGCAACGCGACGGTCCAGACCATCAACGGTTCCCGGGTCGTCGAGTTCACCGACGCCCAGGAGCACGGCAAGGGCAAGGACAACAACGGCAAGGGCAACGGCAAGGACAACGGGAAGGGCAAGGGCAAGGACAACGGGAAGGGCGGCGGCAACGGGAAGGGCCACGGCAAGGGTGGCAACGACCGGGGCAAGGGCAAGGGCGGCAAGGACTCCTACCAGTCCCGGTACGTCGAGCTCGCCCGCGAGGGCACCGACCGGATCTTCGTCGTCCTCGTCGAGTTCGGCGACCAGCAGCCGGACTTCGCGCTCGACCCCGACGCCCAGCGGCACGAGGGTCCGCTGCACAACGAGATCCCCGAGCCCGACCGCCGCACGGACAACTCGACGGTCTGGACCGCGGACTACTCGCAGCAGTACTTCCAGAACCTCTACTTCGGCAAGGGCGAGTCGCTCAAGAACTACATGGAGACGCAGTCCTCGGGCCGTTACAGCGTCGACGGCGTCGTGACCGACTGGGTCAAGGTCGACTACACGCAGGGCCGCTACGGGACGGCCCGCTGCGACAGCAACGTCTGCGCCGACGTCAAGCTGCTCATCCGCGACGCCGCCAAGGCGTGGGTGAACGCCCAGCTCGCCGCCGGCCAGACGATGGACGAGATCAAGGCGGAGCTCGCGACGTTCGACGTCCAGGACCGCTACGACCTCGACGGTGACGGCGACTTCAACGAGCCCGACGGCTGGATCGACCACTTCCAGATCGTGCACGCGGGCGGCGACGAGGCGGACGGCGACCCGATCTACGCCACCGACGCCATCTGGAGCCACCGCTGGTACGCCAACCTGGCGTACGGGCCCAGCTGCTTCGACGGCCGCGCCTGCAACACGGGCACCCCGATCGGCGGCACCATCAACGCCGACGGCACGGTCAACGAGACGGACGACTTCACCGGGTTCTACGTCGGCGACTACACCATGCAGCCGGAGAACGGCGGCCGGTCCGTCTTCTACCACGAGTACGTCCACGACCTCGGTCTGCCGGACGACTACAACTCGATCATGGGCGGCGACAACAACAACGAGCACTGGACGCTCATGGCGCAGAGCCGCCTCGGTTCCAAGACCGACAAGGGCATCGGCGAGCGCGGCGGCGACCTGGGCGCCTGGAACAAGCTCCAGCTCGGCTGGCTCGACTACGAGTACGTCGAGGCGGGCAAGAAGAAGACCGTCAAGCTCGGGGCCAGCGAGTACAACAACAAGAGACCGCAGGCCGTCGTCGTCGGCCTGCCGGACAAGGAGGTCACGCACGAGTTCGACCCGCCGTTCGAGGGCGAGGGCCAGTACTACTCCGGCCACGTCGACAACTCGATCCTCAACCTGGCGCGGACGGTGACCGTCCCGGCCGACGACCCCGTGCTGGCCTTCCAGACCAGGTACGACATCGAGGCGGGCTACGACTACGTCCAGGTGCTCGCCGACGGCGCGCAGGTGGACGTGTGGGACGGCACCCAGGCCGAGTGGGCCGAACGGACCGTCGACCTGTCCGCCTACGCCGGGCAGACGATCGAGCTGACCTTCGCGTACGTCACCGACCCCGCCGTGTCGGGCGACGACCCGGACGTCCCGGACGGCATCCTGCTCGACCAGATCACGCTGGGCGGTGTCGTGATCGGCGACGCCGAGGGCGGCCTGGGCGAGTGGACGACCAACGGCTGGATCGTGGCCGGCGTGTCGTACGTGACCAGCCACCCCGGCTACTACATCGCCGCCAGCCGCACCTACGTGAGCTACGACCAGTACCTCAAGACGGGGCCGTACTTCTTCGGATACGGCACGGCGCTGCCGGACAAGGTCGACCACTACGCGTACCAGCAGGGTCTGCTGATCTCCTACTGGGACACGTCGCACACCAACAACGACACGATGCTGCACCCCGGCGAGGGCCGGAACCTGTACATCGACGCGCACCCGAAGCCGTTCGCGCAGACCTCCACCGGGGCGCTGTGGCGTTCCCGCGTGCAGGTCTACGACGCGCCGTTCGGCCTCACCAAGACGGACAAGGTCACCCTGCACGTCGACGGTGTCCCGAACACCTTCGGCGGGCTCAAGGGGGTACCGACCTTCCGTGACACCGACAAGTACTTCTACGAGGAGCTGCCGAACCACGGCGTCAAGCTCCCGGGTCACGGGGTCAGCATCTCGGTGCAGAACCAGAACGGGACCGACATGACGGTGAAGGTCAGCTGA
- the obgE gene encoding GTPase ObgE produces the protein MASFVDRVVLHASGGDGGHGVASIRREKFKPLAGPDGGNGGDGGSVLLVVDPQTTTLLTYHHSPHRHATNGTQGMGDDRDGAKGEDLVLAVPDGTVVKDLDGNVLADLVGAGTQYVVAAGGKGGLGNRALASPKRKAPGFALLGEPGESADIVLELKTIADVALVGFPSAGKSSLIAAISAARPKIADYPFTTLVPNLGVVEAGDTRYTVADVPGLIPGASEGKGLGLEFLRHIERTAVVVHVLDCATLEPGRDPITDLDIIEAELAAYAEDLEIGRVPLAERPRLVVLNKIDVPEARELAEFVKPELEARGLRVFEVSTASHEGLRGLTFALGAIVAEARAAAPAPAPARVVLRPKAVDDAGFTVTRKQDADGVYFEVRGSKPERWVRQTDFNNDEAVGFLADRLAKLGVEERLFKTGAVAGDEVRIGDERNAVVFDWEPTLMTGPELLGSRGTDMRLEDRSRKTRAEKRQEFTERMDAKTEARRELWTERKAGHWTDPDSE, from the coding sequence ATGGCCAGCTTCGTCGACCGCGTCGTTCTCCACGCCTCGGGCGGGGACGGTGGCCACGGTGTCGCCTCCATCCGCCGCGAGAAGTTCAAGCCGCTCGCCGGCCCCGACGGCGGCAACGGCGGCGACGGCGGTTCGGTGCTGCTCGTCGTCGACCCGCAGACGACGACGCTGCTCACCTACCACCACTCGCCGCACCGCCACGCCACCAACGGCACCCAGGGCATGGGCGACGACCGCGACGGTGCCAAGGGCGAGGACCTGGTCCTGGCGGTGCCCGACGGCACGGTCGTCAAGGACCTCGACGGCAACGTGCTCGCCGACCTCGTCGGCGCGGGCACCCAGTACGTCGTCGCCGCGGGCGGCAAGGGCGGGCTCGGCAACCGTGCGCTCGCCTCGCCCAAGCGCAAGGCCCCGGGTTTCGCGCTGCTGGGCGAGCCCGGCGAGTCGGCCGACATCGTGCTCGAGCTCAAGACCATCGCCGACGTCGCGCTCGTGGGTTTCCCCAGCGCGGGCAAGTCGTCCCTCATCGCGGCGATCTCGGCGGCGCGACCCAAGATCGCCGACTACCCGTTCACCACCCTGGTGCCGAACCTCGGCGTGGTCGAGGCGGGCGACACCCGGTACACCGTCGCCGACGTCCCCGGCCTGATCCCGGGCGCGAGCGAGGGCAAGGGCCTGGGGCTGGAGTTCCTGCGCCACATCGAGCGCACCGCCGTCGTCGTGCACGTGCTCGACTGCGCGACGCTCGAGCCGGGCCGGGACCCGATCACGGACCTGGACATCATCGAGGCGGAGCTCGCCGCGTACGCGGAGGACCTGGAGATCGGGCGCGTCCCGCTCGCCGAGCGGCCCCGTCTGGTGGTGCTCAACAAGATCGACGTGCCCGAGGCGCGCGAGCTGGCGGAGTTCGTCAAGCCCGAGCTCGAGGCGCGCGGCCTGCGCGTCTTCGAGGTCTCGACGGCGTCGCACGAGGGCCTGCGCGGGCTCACGTTCGCGCTGGGCGCGATCGTGGCCGAGGCCCGTGCCGCCGCCCCGGCCCCGGCCCCGGCCCGCGTCGTCCTGCGGCCCAAGGCCGTCGACGACGCCGGGTTCACCGTGACCAGGAAGCAGGACGCGGACGGCGTGTACTTCGAGGTGCGCGGCTCGAAGCCGGAGCGCTGGGTGCGCCAGACCGACTTCAACAACGACGAGGCCGTGGGCTTCCTCGCGGACCGGCTCGCGAAGCTGGGCGTCGAGGAGCGGCTGTTCAAGACGGGCGCGGTCGCGGGCGACGAGGTGCGCATCGGCGACGAGCGCAACGCCGTCGTCTTCGACTGGGAGCCGACGCTGATGACCGGCCCCGAGCTGCTCGGGTCGCGTGGCACCGACATGCGCCTGGAGGACCGTTCGCGCAAGACCCGTGCGGAGAAGCGCCAGGAGTTCACCGAGCGCATGGACGCCAAGACGGAGGCGCGGCGCGAGCTGTGGACCGAGCGCAAGGCCGGGCACTGGACGGACCCGGACTCCGAGTAG
- the rpmA gene encoding 50S ribosomal protein L27, protein MAHKKGASSSRNGRDSNAQSLGVKRFGGQVVKSGEIIVRQRGTHFHPGENVGRGGDDTLFALTAGAVKFATRRGRKVVDIVEPAEV, encoded by the coding sequence ATGGCACACAAGAAGGGCGCGAGCTCCTCGCGCAACGGTCGTGACTCGAACGCACAGTCGCTCGGCGTGAAGCGCTTCGGCGGCCAGGTCGTCAAGTCGGGCGAGATCATCGTCCGCCAGCGCGGCACCCACTTCCACCCGGGCGAGAACGTCGGCCGCGGTGGCGACGACACGCTGTTCGCGCTGACCGCCGGTGCGGTCAAGTTCGCGACGCGTCGTGGCCGCAAGGTCGTCGACATCGTCGAGCCGGCCGAGGTCTGA
- the rplU gene encoding 50S ribosomal protein L21, which translates to MVYAIVKAGGRQEKVSVGDIVVMNSIDAKAGDTVELPALLLVDGEKVTTDAAKLAKVKVTAEVVRDEKGPKIVILKYKNKTGYRKRQGHRQSLTRVKVTGIK; encoded by the coding sequence ATGGTGTACGCGATCGTCAAGGCCGGTGGCCGTCAGGAAAAGGTGTCCGTCGGCGACATCGTCGTGATGAACAGCATCGACGCGAAGGCCGGCGACACCGTCGAGCTGCCCGCTCTGCTGCTCGTCGACGGGGAGAAGGTGACCACCGACGCCGCGAAGCTGGCGAAGGTCAAGGTCACGGCTGAGGTCGTTCGGGACGAGAAGGGCCCGAAGATCGTCATCCTCAAGTACAAGAACAAGACCGGCTACCGCAAGCGTCAGGGTCACCGCCAGTCGCTGACCCGCGTCAAGGTCACCGGCATCAAGTGA